The window TCAGGTACACTTCCGAGAGCCGGGACTTACCCATAAAGGAGATATTGAAAGTGAATCAAGATCTGCAATTGCCGGAGGTATTACCAGTTTTATAGATCAGCCTAATACGGTGCCCAATGCTGTTACCCAGGAACTGTTAGCCGATAAATATGAGATTGCTTCTCAAAAAGCGTATGCCAACTATGGTTTTATGATGGGAGGAACCAATGATAACCTGGAAGAGGTTTTAAAAACCAATCCCAGAAATGTTCCGGGCATCAAATTATTCTTAGGTTCATCCACAGGAAATATGCTGGTAGATAATCCTGAAACACTGGAAAATATTTTCAGTAATACTAAAATGCTGATTGCTGTTCACTGTGAAGACGAAGCTACGATCAGAGCCAATACGCAAAAGTATATGGATGAATATGGAGAGGATATTCCGGTAAAATTCCATCATTTGATCAGAAGTGAAGAAGCATGTTATAAATCCTCTTCCAAAGCCATTGAGCTTGCCAAAAAAACGGGAGCGAGACTTCATGTTTTCCACCTTTCTACAGCAAAGGAAATGGAACTCTTCCGAAATGACATCCCTTTACAGGATAAAAAGATCACCGCTGAGGTATGTGTTCATCACCTTACTTTTACCAACGAAGATTATGAAACCAAGGGAGGTCTTATCAAATGGAACCCGGCTGTAAAAACTCAGAAAGATAAAGATGCACTTTGGGAAGCGTTGCTGGACGACAGAATTGATGTGATTGCTACAGACCATGCCCCGCATACGGCAGAA of the Chryseobacterium aureum genome contains:
- a CDS encoding dihydroorotase, producing MKVLIKNVNIVNEGKVVESDILIENDLISKIAAGISEEADQIIDGSGKYLLPGVIDDQVHFREPGLTHKGDIESESRSAIAGGITSFIDQPNTVPNAVTQELLADKYEIASQKAYANYGFMMGGTNDNLEEVLKTNPRNVPGIKLFLGSSTGNMLVDNPETLENIFSNTKMLIAVHCEDEATIRANTQKYMDEYGEDIPVKFHHLIRSEEACYKSSSKAIELAKKTGARLHVFHLSTAKEMELFRNDIPLQDKKITAEVCVHHLTFTNEDYETKGGLIKWNPAVKTQKDKDALWEALLDDRIDVIATDHAPHTAEEKNNVYTKCPSGAPLVQHSLVVMLENYKNGKISLEKIVEKMCHNPAILFKVEKRGFVREGYKADLVLVDLNENWTVSKDNLLYKCGWSPLEGMNLHSKVTHTFVNGHLVYDNGKIAEEKFGERLLFEARD